GATATGAGTCTCGGTTGAGCTAGGTTATAGCGGGGAGAATGAGGCTCTCATGCTGATGATTGTTGTGGGTAAAGAGTGGCTCCCCCATAAGGTCGGTTAAGGCTAGCGGGACAAGTCTCATATCGCCTGGttcttgtgagtctgagccagACGAGGACATCAGAGCTTAAAGGGggagagaatgtgagaccccaagtagtcctatatatgaaatGTAATAGAGCTAAAACTTTTAATCCGGCTATAGCATTTTTGGCTGTGGCTAGgcttaagaggttaagagagttaagcgtgttagggcTAGAATAGTCTTTAGGATAAGTGACTCTTTGGGAAGTGGAGCGTCACAGATATAGTTGGAAAAAAATTGTTCAATTGTTTCTATTTAACTGTTTAATATGGTAGCAACACTTCAGTAAACTAGAGATGTAACTAAGAATGAGTTGTAAGTTCTGGTTTGGTTATGTTCTGCAAATATGGATTCTCTGAATTTGTTGCTGTCTCCGTGTCTATTTTGTGTAGGACATGTTACCTGCACTGACATTTTGTGGACCAGCAGCTATCATTTTCCATTTAAAAATAAGTGAAAACTTTAGATTTAGCATGGACTTGGGCATCTCAATGGTAATTTGAGACAAGACAGATGATATTCTTGATTCCGTCTGAATTTTTCTTGATGTTAGAAATTTGTATCCTGTTAAAGTTAATGTGTCTTGATCTTTAGTGATAGACTAAGAAGGATGATGTTGAAATCAAAATGAGTAAAAGAAGGGAAAAGCTATattaaaaaagagaagaagatggtTGATATTGGAGCAGAGGAACAGAAGTTTGATCTAGGATGGGATAGGGTCTGACATCTCCATGGTTTAGGGTTGATGTAGGTGCAAAGAAGTGAGTGTTCATAAAATAAGGCTCTTAAGGAGACTTGAGGATATGCGCTGCATTGTCAATCAAAATTTCCACTTTTCGTAAGCGACACCATTTGTACAGAGTAAAGAATCCTCTTATTGAGATCAGTGTAAATCCATTGGAAAAAAGTATTAAGTGTATAAGACATTTGTTTGACCTGTCACAAGATCATGAACTTTTTCCTGCGATGTGTATAAGTCGCATTTCCATCTCTTAGTCATCAAAACTTGATATGCATTTGGTACATGTAGCATCACATGGAAGATTAGCTTGTCCTTGATGCAAATCTTGCCATCTTTACCTGAAAGAGCTTATTTTGAgtgttttccttttcttgtccAAGCAGTGTAATTCTAACTTGAActgttttccttttcttgtccAAGGAGTGTAATTCTAACTTGAATTCTATAGGAAGTTAAGACCTACCCAAACATGTCGAATTTTATGTTTGTAACACTTCTTTTTATCcctttgttgtttttttctatcaaaattatgCAAATGCCTGTTTTTCACTTGAAATATTGTGATTATTAGATCTTTGTTTTtggtttgatttacaggtacaagGAGAAACGTTGGGATGTTAAGCAATTTGTTGCATCTGGTGGAATGCCATCATCCCACTCAGCGACTGTTACAGCACTTGCAATAGCTATTGGTATCCAAGATGGCTTTGGTGGCCCCCTTTTTGCTATTTCAATGATACTAGCATCTGTCGTAAGCATGctattttctctttgtttttgtaGAAATGTGATCAAGCTTATCTATTCATTTTTGTTTTCGTGTTCTTCGATCTTTCTATCCACCTGTTGTCCTTTTGTTGCTATTGCAGATTCTATGACCCATATATTTCCTGAtgattatttgttatttacATGAACATTGCTTGTAGGTAATGCATGATGCTTTTGGAATTCGACTACATGCTGGAAAGCAAGCAGAGGTTTGTAATAAAAATCATGGCCTTTAAAAGTCTCCCTTCTACTTTATGGAATAATTGTGTTCTATTATCTTTTTTGTTACTATTTAGAGGCTGGATTTTGTAGTTAGATATCTGCTAACGCGAACACAGTTGTTAGAGAGGTCCGCTAGTATCATATATTTCAACAGTTCTAGCTTATTTATAGTACTGTTACCACTCatagaacaaaataaataggaatgatttatttatgtttagGCTAAGAAGCCTTTAATGTCTTTTCAGTAGTTTCATGAATAGAATCCAGTTTAATCTTTATAATATGTCAAATCATTGGTCCTTGCTTTACCTTTGGAGATGTGTATTATTCTTGactttttgacattatttcattGAATAGCTAGAGGAAACTATATCTCATTCACATTGTCCTTGCTTGTTTGGTTTGTGTAATATAGCATTACTGGTTATTTCAACATAATTAGGTATATTAGATTTCTGAATGATagtaaaaatattgttttattaTTGCGTTTGGTTTGTGCGGTAATGTAATATTGGATTCCTGCGTATGTATGGTTACTATGTTTGTTCGTTTTATAAATCTCAGTAATGTGACACCTCCTAGGAATTggaatagtcttatatataaggtATAGCAGGACTAACCTGTTAACCGggctatagtattttgggcgATGGTTAGGCCCAAGAGATCAAGAGGGTTAAGCGTGCTAAGGTTAGAGTACTTCTATGATGGGTGACTCTCTGGAAAGCAGGGCATGACAGTTGTTATCAGAACCAATCACCAGCCacaagtgtgagatgagtctcggctgagctagaATCATATACAGTGGGCAGAGTGCGGCTTCCCGGTTGACGATCATTATGGATGGAGCATGACTCCTCACAAGGTCGGCTAAGGTGATGCAAATcgagaggttgccaaaattgaatttccaagtttgcttttgtttaaaggtatttcttgaaataaactaggttcaatttatcGATTCCGACGAACTTTACTATAATTAAAGTaaggaagcaaaaattttagcaagacaaaaattaaaatcaaattgaagcaatactaagatgatgataaactttcaatatatgaaataataacaacaaagtgaaaatatatataatagtttcaaaaggtaaattcggctttattggacttaaagtttttagatttggttgtttggcaaatatggttGGTAATAGCGGAGGGCTTGATTGAAAGGAATAATAGAATATTAGGAGACGAGAGATACAAAGAGTGCACAGTTTACACGATTGCGCGGGATCCATGATCGACGAGGAGGGCAGTACACCACCAGTAGAACTTCAGTAACGGGGAAGAAAAAGATGAGGTAGGGActcggaagaagaggaggggtagAAGTAGAAGCCGATCTTGTCACGAAGAAGAAGCGACAAAgatcaagttgaggaagaagatgatctcgGTGCGAGGAAGAAGCGTCGATGATCTTACCGGGAAGTAGAGCACCAAGGATAAAGAGCAAGAGTAGAAATTTCTATTCATTAAAAATGTCCCTTAACGCTTCAAgaaccatgtatttatagtgttgaaACTCttcttataataaattattgtcctTTCGTTTTCAACACAACACGGTCACCCAAGGGTCATGCATAGAAGACGAAGCAATTTTGGGAATTCCAACTGTCTTTTGGGGGAATTCCAAAGGTCTTTTGGGattgtttctttgtttattggagaaaagggtttgggttggccaaatcaactaaaactaaatgatttaaGTCCGAATTAAACACGAacttacaaaataaaagaaaatgggaaaacttcaaatatcacccctgtggtttcgcacttttttactttagtaccttgtggtttaaactgtattaatttagtaccctgtggttttgcactttctcactttagtaccctatggtttataGTGCATcgatttagtactctatggtttcatttttctcttttcgtcggctcctctgttaatatttcgttaaattatatacaaaaaacttcagataccttacctaggtttatcgaatatttactttagtaccctttagttttaactttgtcactgattttttttttcctccgttaatatatacaaaaacttcaaataccctacctaggtttatcgaatattcattttagtaccctttagttttaactatgtcactgatttaacgaaaaaaattagtgaaatagataataaaaagagaaaaatgaaaccacagggtactaacttgatacactttaaaccacagggtactaaagtgagaaagtgcgaaaccacaggggctaacttgatacactttaaaccacatggtactaaagtgagaaagtatgaaatcacgggggggtatttgaagtttacccaaagaaaattatattcgaAAATAAAATGAGGTTTGTTTGCTCCATCATAAGGCTTATGAGTCTTATATTGCCTAATGCTTGTGAGTGTGCTTGAGCCTAATGAGGATGTCATAGTTTAAAGTGGGAGAGAATGTGACATCCCTGGaatttggaatagtcctatTTATAAGGTATAGTAAgactaaacctcttaacccggctatagTATTTTTGGCGGTGGTTAGGCTCAAGAAGTTAAGAGGGTTAAGTGTGCTAAGGTTAGAGTAGTTTTAGGAATGGTGACTCTTTGAGAAGCTAGCATGATAAGTAATCCTGATAGTAAACTGTacactatttcaaaattactctTGCAGTCATATTTAGCCTTGCATTTTAATAAACTATACGCCAATATATTTTGCATTTGATTTGATTGTATTAATAAgcagtaaaagaaataaataaaaagaccaTACATTAAAAAAAGATCATAGAGCCCAATTGGTTTCAACCTAtacaagaataataaaaaaaagaccgTCTCACATAATCATACAACCATAtgagaaataataaatttcaaactGAAAACTCATTCATAAGCAGTATCAACTAACTGAACATCACATAAAgccatattaataaaataatacccAACACATATTTCACATGCCTAATAGTAAAAATACCATACATATTTCATAATTAACAAAACATAATATGTCATGTACTAAAATACTACAAGTTTCAAAGTTAATAAAGCATCATATAGAATCAACATATCATGGAGTTCTAACTTACCTCACATCATGATACCCTCCAAAAGTGAAAGCTCAAACAGTCACGTAAGTAAATATTATAAAAGCCTAAgcttattgaaataaaaaaaaagctaaaaagtCTAAGCCTAACTAGTCCATAGTCAAATAATACAACCTCTGTAACCACGTGCCCATAAGATAAGGAAAATATATATTCCTTCCTGTAACGCTCGTGCATTGTGTAAAATTTGTTTAGTTTGGTTGGATCAACCGATAGGATTTTAGTGGCATCCATTACTTGCCTGTTCTCAAGTTCCCTGAGCTTCAGTATCTCTTTGAACAACTTCTTGTTTGCATTGTTTGCCATGAATTGAAAGCAATTCACAAGCCGGTTTTAGTGCTCCTTAGCATTGTTGAATGCAATTTCAAGTGAACGCAGGGTTGAGCAGAATTGTTCATTGACTGAACCATCTCCGAGTGATGACTTGTTGGGAAGAACCAAAATAAAAGGAATACAGCTACTTAATTGGGCGTTGAAGTGGGAATTTGGGGTCTTTGGGGAATTTCTACAAACAGATGTTTTGCCAAAGAAGGTGAAGTGGATAAGGTGTTgggaaaaattagatttttagcaGAGAAAATACATTACAAGGTACTAAAATTCACAGCATGATAAAGTTTACCCcattaaacaataaaaaaaagcaaagaacaAGCTGTGAGGCGAGTTGTGACTAATTTTAGAAGAAGCAAAGAACAAGCTATCCTCAAATCTAGATGCTACTTGCCCGATTGCGTTGTCAACTATCTAACTTGCACATTCTTGTAAATGTGCTCTTGACAGTAATGGGAAAACTTAAGAGCTATCAGAATGTTTAAAAAATGGATAAATTACATTTTCAATACTTGCTCAAGGTTATAAGATTGATGCTGTTGTTATCAGAATAATTGAAAACTATTCAAATGACCAGGAAACACTACTCTAAGTTGGGAACTCTGTTGAGGCTTGTCTGTGTTGTCGATGCGTAGTTTTCAACATGGCTAAATCCCTCAAGAATTGATTAATTTATCTTAGAAGAATCAAATCGGGAAGTTAGCCATAATAACTAGTATAGCAGAATGTTGCTAGGTGAATCTATCTTGTTATTGAAATTGAGGCCAAGGAACACAAGAAATCAGGAACATGCAGGTTGCATGACCATCCAAATATTGCAAGAAAAAGTTGGGCATGTCGGAAATCGACTTGGCCATACATGTAGACTTGAGATTGCTCATGCTTCAGCAAATCCTCAGTAACTACATATTACATTTGGTAGACATGAGAAAATTTAACTGGCCTGTCTCAAGAAATTGCTGGATTCCTGTTCTTAATTAGATTAAGCTTCTTTAAATTTATTGAGTGTTATTTAGATGGATTTAGCTGGGGTTTGTTTATAATTAAGGGTGTATGTGGATATTTTGTCACTCAGTTTTGGTACTCAAATTTGAAGAACCTTGTAATTTTTCTCATGTTTCCTCCAAATTTAAACCTGTATGGAACTCAAAAGTCGAAATAATAAAACTTGCTAATTAAGGCAAATAGCTCATTTTGTATTTGTTCTATTATCTGAACAAATAAGTAGGGGTGAAAGCAGATAGCATAATAGCCTATAAGCCTGTCTGACctggattcgaatttggattatTTCTGCACTTGCTAACTTTTCTGGGTCCGGATAAGTAGTTTGAATCTCTCCGAGTCTTATTTGTATCCATACTCTTCTGAATTCTGGTGCTAATCTGTTTTCAGCCTAAGTCAAATTTGTGTCTAGACATTTTTAGCAAATATGGTTACACGATATCATATCCATTTGATAACCTATTTGTACTCATACTCGGAAAAGAAATGTGAATTCCCACGTGCTCTAGCTGCCGCCCATTTTTATTCAATCCATTTTATCCGGTACCAATATGCCTCGCGATAATTCATAATATGCTTAACAGTTGGTTCAGAAAATTGCAGAAACTAATCGATGTGATTGATTTTTAGCTTGGCTTGCAAGTTGTTTTATTATAGCATTCTACAGTCagtaaaatcataattttacaGACCCATTTAATGGTGCTTAATTTGGTAATGTTCCGTTTCTTCACAGGTGTTGAATCAAATTGTATGTGAACTCCCTGAAGAGCATCCGCTGGCTGTCACTAGGCCACTACGTGAACTTCTCGGTCACACTCCTACTCAGGTTTGACCTCGTCATTCAAACTTGCGCATAAAACCGCACCAACGATGCAACCTTAAACAACCGTCGGATGGTATCTTTTTTACACGCGCATTTGAAAAGACATGCCTAACTAGGGCTGAAACTTTATAAAACTGTTAAAGAAAAAACTTGGTTTAGCGCATAACACTCTAGTTGTTAGTACAGCTCGTTTGCAGATAAAACTATCAGCTATCAGGAGTATATCCGTCTCAAAAACATATCCACTTACCACAGTATttggatttatatttatttatttattcattctcAAATAAGAGGCTTTTTATTCCTATAGATATGACTGAAACCCATGCTTAGAGTGCCAACATTTGTAATTTCTTCGACTGCCTTAGTTTTCAGGAAGTTCTCTATTCATTACTTTATGTGCCAttttttctgttgtttgttgCGCCCTCTCTCATTGTGTAGGTCGTAGCGGGTGGCTTCCTCGGACTCTTCACGGCTGTCGTTGTGCACTTGATCGACGTAATCGCCGGCCGAACTTGACGCATAGCTCCAAAAAAGATAAACACTCGaacacttttgatcattttagcTTCTAATGCTGATCACTTGTAGAATAGAAGAAGCTCTTATTCTTCATTCTTTGTTAGACCTGCAACATTAtttgtgcatatatatacacacacacgtaTATTGTACATAAACTTCACGGTTTGGTTGTTGCCATTCATACTGTAGCTGCAACTTCTAAGTTGACTCTCCCTTATccaagaaaaaaaggaaaaaaagatggTGATCAAATGTAGCAGGCTATATTATTTACATTGTActagttggattttttttaaaaaaaaagccatttggaaacagtttaattttttatagttctGATTTTTACTGTCTCACCATTTATTTGTTTGGATTTAAGTCTGTTCATTTGCATACAGGTGCATTTGTACATTTGTACAccgtattttttattttttttgagagaaatatagCATGCTATcagtttcgtttatttcttgtACACCGTATCTTTACTAGTCGTTCATTTTGGTTGATTATTTGATATCTACCCTCCAATGACTtgtttttttaaagttaaaaattgaGTGATTGAATTAACAAAAtgagggcgtgtttggttcacatCTTTGTTACCCTCGAATCGGAATCGAAAGGAACGAATCCGTTTGTAggtgtttggtatgcgggagtcccatttcgattccgatttccgagtggaatgggaatctcctaatcacctctttttccaatcccgcctaggaggccggattgaaagttgaatccggacggaatgaatatttattcggattaaatttagtttttcaacttttttaattaaaatgtgagtttaaatttagaaattaaattttaaattttaaattttaatttgaacttgagatttaaaatttggacattatttcaaaattttgatataaatttttaatatttaatttttaatttgaatttaaattaatatattataaagataaagttaatatataatctgattatgttttttatatttatctgaaTCAAACACCGGAAATGAtttatttcgatttcgattcaggtgatgaaccaaataaaattaggtaatgaatcattccaatttcgattccagcttatttcgatttcgattctgattccgattccgacttcgaaccaaacacgcgcCCTGAgatgcatttaaaaaaaatagtgagttATGGTGTACGAATATCTGATGGACTAAGTATATGCAATTACTTTTAAGAAGATAAATCAATCTATTTAAATTGCccgatagtaaaatcaaaatttttaaaagctgGGTTGTCATTTTCAAGTGACCCTAATTTTAAGTTTATGTGAGCTCCGTACGATTTCCGCTTATGTTTATCAGTAATGCTATTCGCGCATCCTTTTTTTAGGTGTAAATCATACGCCTACAGGGCTTCTTGTGTGCCGTATTTTTTTCATCgagttttgttatttttttctcttttaccttttttttttttgagaatagatagcacgctccctgcttcattcattaaaaaagTGAATTAGGCTACAGGGGTGAGGCAACGAGGGCCTCGCGAGggcggaaaaaaaagaaaaaaaaaaaccattaaaGAGATTCGTTCCAAGAGTCGATCAGATACTTGAGCCTGTGCGCCACACTTACTGAGACAAACTGTATGTCTCTTTTACTTTTTCACTAAAACTCATAAAGGGTTGTCTCAATCTATAGATAGGGAATGTAAGATGTACACTCACTATAAGGAGTgtactattaatatttttctataaataatgCTACTGATACATCTCTAAGTGGGtgtacattttatattttttattcaaaaattattattttttacctattatattaattttttatttaaaatttatttgaatttttttaactctaggaTTGgtggtgtaagatttatatttccTTATGTGGTGGTGGACAagtaaaattttcctttttctaaatttattacctttctaaaattgaaaattgcgTCCATGCCCTTGCCAGAGTCTATTCTTATAATGCATTATGCATTTTTGCTCAACTTTctttttagaatttattattattattatctataaaCCTATAAACCTATATTAATCCTCTTAATCTTTTGTCTACGTGGCATGTGTAGCTTAATGTTAGGGCATATGGGGCCCACCTTATATTCACTCTCCATGAATGGATTCCTCTTTAATCATTATGACGTGGGGCCCACCTGATAATTTTTCAACTTTCTATAAATTCTCTCCCTATTTTAAATCTatataaatctataaatttttatattcttaagctAATGTGATGCAACTTTCTTAATTTGGGAGTGTGGGtcccattatttttttaaaaattaattgaattttttcttttctcatttaAAAAGCTTGGAATATGAgccatatatattaatagatcctattaatatttttttatttttttaattaattaaattttttttctcatttaaaaaGCTTAGAATATGAAGagtcatatatattaataaatttcattaacattttttatttttttaattaattgattttttttcttttctcatttaAAAAGCTTGGAATATGAAGagtcatatatattaataaatttcattaatatttttttattttttaattaattgaattttttactttcctatttAAAAAGCTTGGAATTTGAAGagtcatatatattaatagaagaaaattaaaagtcATCTTAGAATATGAAAGATCATTTTATAGTCTATATAAATGATTGCACTTATATTCATTTTGGATGAATGAGAAATGATATACTAAATACTAATTATATTTTGTCTCAAGAAATTGTTCGCATCGACTTGCAACGATTAACCATATTTATCAGGTTCttctttaatttgaatttgatgctTTGTTTGTTTACTTAGATTTTTTTACcgtatagtatattttaaataacGTGGGATTCAACTCTTCCAATttaaggtaatttttttttagaattactatatttttttaatatttgtttttattattttggttactatgttataaatttttatatttatttttatttacaaatcatATTGTCTCCATTATATAATGATTTGATTGTATTGAGAATTTTGATCGATTTGTTTATATCAgggtttagaatttttaaaatgattaattattaCACAGACTAATGCCATACTTAGCGAAATCTAATGGATATATTGTAATTATttgctaaatatattttctgttgTTTCTAATTAAACCTATACGTTGCTACCTATATAATAAGACATCTATATAAAATTCTCGAAAATAAATGTAGTTTTTTATCTATCT
This DNA window, taken from Ananas comosus cultivar F153 linkage group 21, ASM154086v1, whole genome shotgun sequence, encodes the following:
- the LOC109726884 gene encoding uncharacterized protein LOC109726884; translated protein: MGDARAYSSSSSSSSSSSSLFYNYPLISAVVAFALAQAIKFFTTWYKEKRWDVKQFVASGGMPSSHSATVTALAIAIGIQDGFGGPLFAISMILASVVMHDAFGIRLHAGKQAEVLNQIVCELPEEHPLAVTRPLRELLGHTPTQVVAGGFLGLFTAVVVHLIDVIAGRT